One window of Trifolium pratense cultivar HEN17-A07 linkage group LG5, ARS_RC_1.1, whole genome shotgun sequence genomic DNA carries:
- the LOC123882883 gene encoding perakine reductase-like encodes MGDVPRVKLGSQGLEVSKLGFGCSGITGMYYSSISEEVAISLVKYAFNKGITFFDTADVYGLHGANEIIVGKALKDLPRDQIQIATKFGIVKMEPNNVIVNGTPQYVRSCCEASLQRLGVDYIDLYYQHRVDTTVPIEDTMGEVKKLVEEGKIKYIGLSEASPDTIRRAHAVHPITAVQMEWSLWTREIEQDIVPLCRELGIGIVPYSPLGRGFFAGKAVTESIPSNSFLVSHPRLQGENLDKNKILYSRIEKLAEKHKCTTSQLALAWILHQGDYVVPIPGTTKTKNVDCNVDSFEVKLSKDDLREITDSIPISEVAGDRITDIYVKCSWKFANTPSKA; translated from the exons atgggagATGTTCCtcgagtgaagcttggaagcCAAGGCCTAGAG GTTTCTAAGTTGGGATTTGGTTGCTCTGGCATCACTGGAATGTATTACTCTTCTATTTCAGAAGAGGTTGCCATCTCTTTAGTCAAATATGCATTCAACAAAGGAATCACATTCTTTGACACAGCTGATGTTTATGGACTTCATGGTGCCAATGAAATCATTGTTGGAAAG GCGCTCAAGGACTTACCACGAGATCAAATTCAGATAGCCACAAAGTTTGGAATTGTGAAAAtggaaccaaataatgtcaTAGTAAATGGGACACCTCAATATGTTCGATCTTGTTGTGAAGCTAGCCTCCAACGCCTTGGGGTAGATTACATCGATCTCTATTATCAACACCGAGTTGACACCACAGTACCCATTGAGGACACG ATGGGAGAGGTTAAAAAGTTGGTTGAAGAGGGAAAGATAAAGTACATAGGATTATCTGAAGCTAGTCCTGACACAATCAGGAGGGCACATGCTGTTCATCCTATTACTGCTGTTCAAATGGAATGGTCCCTTTGGACTCGTGAAATTGAGCAAGATATTGTTCCACTTTGCAG GGAACTTGGAATTGGAATAGTACCATACAGTCCTCTTGGCCGTGGATTTTTTGCGGGCAAGGCTGTCACTGAAAGCATACCTTCAAATAGTTTTCTT GTTTCCCATCCAAGGTTACAAGGAGAGAATCTTGACaagaacaagatcttatattcTAGGATAGAAAAGTTGGCAGAGAAGCATAAATGTACAACTTCACAACTTGCTCTTGCATGGATTCTTCATCAAGGAGACTATGTGGTACCTATCCCtg GAACAACCAAAACAAAGAATGTAGATTGTAATGTGGATTCATTTGAAGTGAAGCTTAGCAAAGATGATTTGAGGGAGATTACAGATTCAATCCCAATATCTGAGGTGGCAGGCGATCGGATTACTGATATTTATGTTAAGTGCTCATGGAAGTTTGCTAATACTCCATCAAAAGCATAG
- the LOC123882886 gene encoding vicilin-like translates to MAIKAPFQLLMLLGIISLASSVSVSSRHDQENPNPFLFKYNRFQTLFENENGHIRLLQRFDKRSEIFENLQNYRLLEYNSKPHTLFLPQHNDADFILAVLSGRAILTVLNSNDRKSFNLERGDTIKLPSGTIAYLANQDDKQDLRVLDLVIPVNKPGQFQSFLLSGSENKQSFLSGFSKNILEASFNGSLLLPHYNSRATLIVAAVEGKGEFELVGQRNENQQEQREEDEEEEEEGQDRSRQVQRYRARLSPGDVFVIPSGHPVAVSASSNLYLVGFGINAENNQRNFLAGEEDNVISQIHRPVKELAFPGSAQQVDRLLKNQKQSYFANAQPQQREEESHRKRGHVSSI, encoded by the exons atGGCAATCAAAGCTCCATTTCAACTTTTGATGCTGTTGGGAATTATTTCCCTAGCTTCCTCAGTTTCTGTCTCTTCTAGACATGATCAAGAAAACCCTAACCCTTTTTTGTTTAAGTATAACCGTTTTCAAACTCTTTTCGAAAATGAAAATGGTCACATCCGTCTCCTTCAAAGGTTCGACAAACGTTCCGAGATATTTGAGAATCTTCAAAACTATCGTCTTTTGGAATATAATTCTAAGCCTCACACACTTTTTCTTCCACAACATAATGATGCTGACTTTATCCTTGCAGTTCTAAGTG GGAGAGCCATTCTAACAGTGTTGAACTCCAATGATAGAAAATCCTTTAACCTTGAGCGCGGTGATACCATTAAACTTCCTTCTGGCACCATTGCTTATTTGGCAAACCAAGACGACAAGCAAGATCTTAGAGTATTAGATCTCGTCATCCCAGTAAACAAACCCGGTCAATTTCAG TCTTTCTTACTTTCCGGAAGTGAAAACAAACAATCCTTCTTATCTGGGTTCAGCAAGAACATTCTAGAGGCCTCCTTCAAT GGATCTCTTTTGTTGCCACACTACAATTCAAGGGCCACACTTATTGTAGCAGCTGTTGAAGGAAAAGGAGAATTTGAACTTGTGGGCCAAAGAAATGAGAATCAACAGGAgcaaagagaagaagatgaggaagaggaagaagaaggacAAGACAGAAGCAGACAAGTGCAAAGGTACAGAGCTAGATTGTCTCCAGGTGATGTCTTTGTGATTCCATCAGGTCATCCAGTTGCTGTGAGTGCTTCTTCAAATCTCTATTTAGTTGGATTTGGTATCAATGCTGAGAACAATCAGAGAAACTTCCTCGCAG GTGAGGAGGACAATGTGATAAGCCAGATACATAGACCAGTGAAAGAGCTTGCATTCCCTGGATCTGCTCAACAAGTTGATAGACTATTAAAGAATCAAAAGCAATCTTACTTTGCAAATGCCCAACCTCAACAAAGAGAGGAAGAAAGCCACAGGAAAAGGGGTCATGTATCTTCAATTTAG
- the LOC123882880 gene encoding pathogen-associated molecular patterns-induced protein A70-like, translating into MINMDEADSVSISAYDVMTSWFTPSCIFLVVNLVIGTIAITSRFAAQRKGDSPPQLVRSTSSFLGRVTSFGLSCCKYKPACSATTTIPLETQIEPIDSCDVPQFDRAVPSTMLDRVKSNDMGLSKTEINKGPDDLTRNPLPRAPSFLERLMSGNFRRLDSIKEEKQPKSEVELESEGEDVLRERVEEEEVDAKADDFIKRFKQQLRMERLDSILRYRDILNRH; encoded by the coding sequence ATGATCAATATGGATGAAGCAGATTCAGTTTCAATTTCAGCATATGATGTGATGACAAGTTGGTTTACACCCTCTTGTATATTCTTAGTTGTCAACCTTGTTATTGGCACCATAGCTATTACCTCCCGTTTCGCCGCTCAACGAAAAGGGGACTCGCCACCGCAACTCGTCCGTTCCACGTCGTCGTTTCTTGGACGAGTCACGTCCTTCGGTCTCAGTTGTTGTAAATACAAACCAGCATGctcagcaacaacaacaattcCATTAGAAACTCAGATCGAACCGATTGATAGTTGTGACGTGCCTCAGTTCGATCGGGCCGTACCATCTACCATGTTGGACCGAGTCAAGTCAAATGACATGGGCCTTTCTAAAACAGAAATTAATAAAGGCCCAGATGACTTGACCCGGAATCCTCTGCCTAGAGCTCCGTCGTTCTTGGAACGGTTGATGTCAGGGAATTTTCGTCGATTGGATTCGATAAAGGAGGAGAAGCAACCAAAATCCGAAGTGGAACTGGAATCTGAGGGGGAGGATGTGTTGAGAGAAAGGGTAGAAGAGGAAGAAGTGGATGCAAAGGCTGATGATTTTATAAAAAGGTTTAAGCAGCAACTAAGAATGGAAAGACTTGATTCCATTCTACGTTATAGGGATATACTTAATAGACACTGA
- the LOC123882885 gene encoding vicilin-like — translation MAIKAPFQLLMLLGIISLASSLSVSSRHDQENPNPFLFKYNRFQTLFENENGHIRLLQRFDKRSEIFENLQNYRLLEYNSKPHTLFLPQHNDADFILAVLSGRAILTVLNSNDRNSFNLERGDTIKLPAGTIAYLANQDDKQDLRVLDLVIPLNKPGQFQSFLLSGSENQQSFLSGFSKNILEASFNADYEEIERVLIEEREKEPQHRRDLRDRRRHQSSEENVIVKVSREQIEELSKNAKSSSKKSASSESEPFNLGNRDPIYSNKFGNFLEITPEKNPQLQDLGILVNAVEIKEGSLLLPHYNSRATLIVAAVEGKGEFELVGQRNENQQEQREEDEEEEEEEQDRSRQVQRYRARLSPGDVFVIPSGHPVAVSASSNLYLVGFGINAENNQRNFLAGEEDNVISQIHRPVKELAFPGSAQQVDRLLKNQKQSYFANAQPQQREEESQRKRGHVSSI, via the exons atGGCAATCAAAGCTCCATTTCAACTTTTGATGCTGTTGGGAATTATTTCCCTAGCTTCCTCACTCTCTGTCTCTTCTAGACATGATCAAGAAAACCCTAACCCTTTTTTGTTTAAGTATAACCGTTTTCAAACTCTTTTCGAAAACGAAAACGGTCATATCCGTCTCCTTCAAAGGTTCGACAAACGTTCTGAGATATTTGAGAATCTTCAAAACTATCGTCTTTTAGAATATAATTCTAAACCTCACACACTCTTTCTTCCACAACATAATGATGCTGACTTTATCCTTGCAGTTCTAAGtg GAAGAGCCATTCTAACCGTCTTGAACTCCAATGATAGAAACTCCTTTAACCTTGAGCGCGGTGATACCATTAAACTTCCTGCTGGCACCATTGCGTATTTGGCAAACCAAGACGACAAGCAAGATCTTAGAGTATTAGATCTCGTTATCCCACTAAACAAACCCGGTCAATTTCAG TCTTTCTTACTTTCCGGAAGTGAAAACCAACAATCCTTCTTATCTGGGTTCAGCAAGAACATTCTAGAGGCCTCCTTCAAT gctGATTATGAGGAGATAGAGAGGGTCCTTATAGAAGAGCGAGAGAAAGAGCCACAACACAGAAGAGACCTTAGGGATAGGAGGAGACATCAAAGCTCGGAAGAAAATGTAATAGTCAAAGTATCAAGGGAACAAATTGAGGAATTGAGCAAAAATGCTAAGTCTAGCTCCAAAAAAAGTGCATCTTCTGAATCTGAACCATTCAACTTGGGAAACCGCGACCCTATTTATTCCAACAagtttggcaacttccttgaAATCACCCCAGAGAAAAATCCACAACTACAAGACTTAGGTATACTTGTCAATGCAGTGGAGATTAAAGAg GGATCTCTTTTGTTGCCACACTACAATTCAAGGGCCACACTTATTGTAGCAGCTGTTGAAGGAAAAGGAGAATTTGAACTTGTGGGCCAAAGAAATGAGAATCAACAGGAGCAAAGAGAAGAAGAcgaggaagaggaagaagaagaacaagacaGAAGCAGACAAGTGCAAAGGTACAGAGCTAGATTGTCTCCAGGTGATGTCTTTGTGATTCCATCAGGTCATCCAGTTGCTGTGAGTGCTTCTTCAAATCTCTATTTAGTTGGATTTGGTATCAATGCTGAGAACAATCAGAGAAACTTCCTCGCAG GTGAGGAGGACAATGTGATAAGCCAGATACATAGACCAGTAAAAGAGCTTGCATTCCCTGGATCTGCTCAACAAGTTGATAGACTATTAAAGAATCAAAAGCAATCTTACTTTGCAAATGCCCAGCCTCAACAAAGAGAGGAAGAAAGCCAGAGGAAAAGGGGTCATGTATCTTCAATTTAG
- the LOC123882882 gene encoding protein odr-4 homolog, protein MPAMVKGVVGEETRFQSVEDRLTKSSPPAEVGLLIGKFSSALDRVSLFDLIPTPHNDSGEPASSITLPDKKTASKSKSQTPDSSSLFIDKDWVSEHARQVSRMLVGGIKVVGVYVWVNDNAFKNSTIMLCQTVKGVAEAAPILEVNWCERLLLQICYGPRRWNCRNCSLSSNITSSSLRPCDFKMGKVLSSFQTFRCMHSFNIRLPILHDGSSKFQTLSDVLHHAISVHAKELSDAKSLIDGKLVLDSEPCSSDGVHEVELLLPFSNNSFIEAYSQRDVSGILSFSGTICSFAYLNSKEPISQAVTDIKGDIITSLQSRLDIICDETDVDSGNHHDVGRQVGDDDVSVEKPISQLVLHLLRKECNLPFPRRVFAPWLAGTYVCDYLQPSETVEVLKDHCMELLSMKAPTEVPTILEPEKEVISFKTKSFWDVAVPFYSEIHLLEDKMKLDSRGESSSDKLVKPGHISVVAAGVILLLSILVGFVLFALKG, encoded by the exons ATGCCAGCCATGGTGAAAGGCGTTGTTGGAGAAGAAACCCGATTCCAATCTGTCGAGGATCGTCTCACCAAATCTTCCCCTCCAGCTGAg GTGGGTCTACTGATAGGAAAATTCAGCTCTGCATTGGATCGTGTCTCTCTCTTCGATTTGATTCCAACTCCTCACAATGATTCCGGCGAACCCGCTTCTTCCATCACTCTACCTGACAAGAAAACCGCTTCCAAATCAAAATCTCAAACCCCtgattcttcttctttgttCATTGATAAGGATTGGGTTTCCGAACACGCTCGTCAG GTTTCTAGAATGTTAGTCGGTGGCATTAAGGTTGTTGGTGTCTATGTTTGGGTTAATGATAATGCTTTCAAGAATTCAACCATAATGCTTTGCCAG ACTGTTAAGGGAGTTGCTGAAGCAGCTCCGATTTTGGAGGTTAATTGGTGTGAAAGGCTGCTTCTTCAAATTTGTTATGGCCCGAGAAG GTGGAATTGTAGAAACTGCTCACTATCTTCAAATATTACATCTAGTAGTCTACGCCCGTGTGATTTTAAAATGGGGAAGGTCTTAAGTTCTTTTCAAACTTTTAGGTGTATGCACAGCTTTAACATCAG GTTACCCATATTGCATGACGGTTCATCCAAGTTTCAGACATTGAGTGACGTTCTTCATCATGCAATATCGGTTCATGCCAAAGAGCTTTCAGATGCAAAATCCCTGATCGATGGTAAATTG GTTCTTGATAGTGAACCATGCTCGTCCGATGGTGTGCATGAAGTTGAATTGCTTCTACCATTTTCGAATAATAGTTTTATTGAAG CATACAGCCAAAGAGATGTTTCTGGTATTCTTTCTTTTAGTGGCACAATATGTTCATTTGCGTATCTGAATTCAAAAGAGCCAATTTCACAAGCTGTTACTGATATAAAG GGAGATATCATTACGAGCCTGCAAAGTAGATTGGATATAATCTGTGATGAGACGGATGTTGATTCAGGTAACCATCACGATGTTGGAAGGCAAGTAGGTGATGATGATGTATCAGTTGAAAAGCCCATTTCCCAACTTGTGCTGCATTTATTGAG AAAAGAATGCAATCTTCCTTTTCCTAGAAGAGTTTTCGCACCATGGTTAGCAGGGACGTATGTGTGTGATTACTTGCAGCCTTCTGAGACTGTTGAG GTTTTAAAAGATCACTGTATGGAGTTGTTATCCATGAAAGCTCCAACTGAGGTCCCTACAATTTTGGAGCCAGAAAAAGAAGTCATATCTTTCAAAACTAAATCTTTCTGGGATGTAGCAGTGCCCTTTTATTCAGAAATTCATCTCTTGGAGGACAAGATGAAACTTGATAGCAGAGGAGAGAGTTCTAGTGATAAACTTGTGAAGCCAGGTCACATTAGTGTTGTAGCTGCTGGTGTCATCCTTCTACTATCCATCTTAGTcggttttgtgttatttgcccTTAAGGGTTGA
- the LOC123882881 gene encoding translation machinery-associated protein 22, with protein sequence MAEKPQPVRVLYCQVCSLPPEYCEFGSDFEKCKPWLIQNVPDLYPNLLNEANVKESDKVADKLQGTGISGSSDGAASSGKPEEVKRLPGGKIKKKDKQEVIIEKVVRNKRKSITTVKGLELFGVKLSDASKKLGKKFATGASVVKGPTEKEQIDVQGDISYDIVEFITDTWPDVPEKAIFFIEDGKKVPAA encoded by the exons ATGGCAGAAAAACCCCAACCTGTTCGTGTATTATACTGTCAAGTTTGCAGTTTACCTCCTGAGTATTGTGAATTCGGATCCGATTTCGAAAAATGTAAACCCTGGTTGATCCAAAACGTTCCTGATTTATACCCTAATCTTCTTAACG AGGCTAATGTGAAGGAATCTGATAAAGTTGCTGATAAGCTACAAGGGACTGGTATTTCTGGTTCTAGTGATGGTGCTGCTTCATCag GAAAACCAGAAGAGGTCAAGCGTCTTCCAGGTGGAAAGATAAAGAAAAAG GACAAGCAAGAGGTTATTATTGAGAAGGTTGTACGTAACAAACGAAAATCTATCACCACTGTGAAAGGCTTGGAACTTTTTG GTGTAAAGCTCAGCGATGCTTCAAAGAAACTCGGGAAAAAATTTGCTACAGGAGCCTCTGTTGTCAAG GGCCCAACTGAGAAAGAGCAAATTGATGTTCAAGGGGAtatatcttatgacattgtgGAGTTCATTACAGATACATGGCCTGAC GTTCCAGAAAAAGCAATTTTCTTTATAGAAGATGGGAAAAAGGTTCCAGCTGCTTGA